Below is a genomic region from Nilaparvata lugens isolate BPH chromosome 3, ASM1435652v1, whole genome shotgun sequence.
tgatttttagtaaattatttattttgcagttggaatattatctatataaatcaattgccgcatcgcgcctcctcaggtgtgcatccagctaaagtttgtcatgagatgcattaaactatttggcggtataAAGTTCGCCGGCCAGctagtgatgaataattctatagtctgatttttatggtaatattggcgttcgaaggagactcatttttttccttttgaaatgcaaaatttaataaaccttttataatatattatattcgtcgacgcgaaattcaaaagaacatatctgtcaaattccttgaaaatccatttccgcgtttcgccataaaaataaacataacgAGAAatgcaaaccgtcgacttgaatcttagacctcacttcggtTGGTCAATAAGTAGGCctatcaatattgtttattttgggAGTTATGTGAtgtatttgaaattgttttgtaAACTGTttcttgaagaaaataaaatttgatttgttgaTGGGCCCGAAGGCAGGTGGTAGCGACCAGCTGGGCAACATCTCGGCAGGCCACGAGCTGATATCCCGCCTGAGCCGGACGGAGGTGTACGGCGTCACTCTGCCTCTGGTGAAAACTGTGTCTGGCGCCAAGTTTGGCAAGTCGGCTGGCAACGCGGTCTGGCTCAGCCCGGACATGACGTCACCGTTTGACCTCTACCAGCACCTGGTGAGGACCACCGACGCCGACGTAGAAACCATGCTCAAGCTCTTTACTTTCGACTCGGTCGAGTCGATCGGCGATGTTTGCAGGAAGGTTAGTAGATTCTAAAGTATGCTCTAGAACTGAAAACtgataaattttgaatcggTCTAGTCGATCGGCGATGTTTGCAGGAAGGTTAGTAGAGTATAAAGTATGCTCCAGAActtttgattatattattagcATATGGCCTTGagtggtggggagacccaagggtagttccacctcgccgtatatagtccaaagttccctaatgggaaaccggacactaaggttatagtgatcacaatactttaaatttacacctTTCACTTCgtaataaagttcattttgatgttataaagtccaaacatatacaaaacacaaaaccactaagccaaatttagaaaatattaaatttagacaataaatttagaaCCGAAAATTTATAGCACGTTACAATTATATAgtgggagtccgatctcactaggcatcaaacctgcatcgaaatgtagaaatcaatctcaaaaacaaaacaattcaaaCCTGCTCCAGAACTGAATAAGTTCTACTCAAGCCCTTCATTTTCGACTTGGTCGAGTCGATCGGCGATGTTTGCAGGAAGGTTAGTAGAGTATAAAGTATGTTCTAGAACTGATAAAGTTCAACTCGGTTTAGTCTATCGGCGATGTTTGCAGGAAGGTTAGTAGAGTCTAAAGTATGCTCCAGAACTGATTAAGTTCTACTCAAGCACTTCATGTTCGACTTGGTCGAGTCGATCGGTGATGTTTTCAGGACGGTTAGTAGAGTATAAATTATGCTCTAGAACTGATAAAGTTCAACTCGGTCGATCGGCGATGTTTGCAGGAAGGTTAGTAGAGTCTAAAGTATGCTCTAGAACTGATAAAGTTCAACTCGGTTGATCGGCGATGTTTGTAGGAAGGTTAGTAGAGTCTAAAGTATGCTCCAGAACTGATTAAGTTCTACTCAAGCACTCCATTTTAGACTTGGTCGAGTCGATCGGCGATGTTTTCAGGACGGTTAGTAGAGTATAAATTATGCTCTAGAACTGATAAAGTTCAACTCGGTCGATCGGCGATGTTTGCAGGAAGGTTAGTAGAGTCTAAAGTATGCTCTAGAACTGATAAAGTTCAACTCGATTGATCGGCGATGTTTGCAGGAAGGTTAGTAGAGTCTAAAGTATGCTCTAGAACTGATGAAGTTCGACTCGGTTTAGTCTATCGGCGATGTCTGCAGGAAGGTTAGTACAGTCTAAAGTATGCTCCAGAACTGATTAAGTTCTACTCAAGCACTTCATTTTCGACTTGGTCGAGTCGATCGGCGATGTTTGCAGGAAGGTTAGTAGAGTCTAAAGTATGCTCTAGAACTGACAAATAATCGACTCGGTCTAGTTGATTGGTGATGTTTGCAGGAAGGTTAGTATAGTGATATCAACGTTATAATAAAATGTGTTGAATAGGAATATCTCCATAACTGAAAACACACAGTCTtctttttgtcacatccacgtTTATTAGATTTGTACTGCAGTCTCGTTTTGAAACCAGTACATCTTTACACCAGAAGAGAGGAAGTGCATTCACATGGAACTCGAGGGAGGGTCAACTTGGACCGCGCTGTCGCCTGTCAAGAGTGAAGGAAAGTTTTCCAGGTTGGCTGTGCGAATGTTCAACTGCCTGCCAAACTCAGTTAAGGCGGGCCCACTCAATGTATTCAAGAACTCATTATCAAGATGTACTATCATTGGAAGTGGCTTCTTTCGCAGTTATAGTACAGGGTGATCAAGAAGTCCCTCCGCAGTGAACTATATACTAAAAAAACACTCCATAACTCAAAAACAAGTATTTATAACAATAGCAAGGTGTTAATCTATTAAACTTTCGTGTACATTCATTACAGTAGAGGGGGGGAAAAGTGGGAGTAACCTGTCGAACGGGTttctaaacagaacacaatcttCAGCTAAAACAGAACGCAGGTACTGCGGAGAGACTTTTTGATTGCCAggtatatttttgattaaaacTTTGCTGGACTGTAATGCTACCTATAGTTTAtgtaatactagccgtcaggctcgcttcgctcgccatatccgtctagccagggggctccgccccctggacccccgactggatcgtccaaaaatgagatcagcgggcacgctccgctcgcctgcatttttcatttgagcatgctacATTccttcagaaagtcaaagtactgggaaaacgcagaaaagctgagaaaaacgctgattttgggcgcatcattggcgttatttcaaattccttctaacacaacattattacaccctagcttagcttctgtactaaatttgaacaatttctgttcatttgttctcgataaatctgagaaaaatcaAAAACGCtcattttgggcgtatctttgacgttattgcaaattccttctaacacaacattattacaccctagctgagcttctgtactaaatttgaacattttctgttcatttattctcgataaagctgagtaAACGctaaaaacgcagattttgggcgtatctttggaaattttcccaaatacgttcttagtgcgcctctaaggggccaactaaacatacctaccaaatttgaacgtttttggtccggtagatttttagttctgcgagtgagtgaatgagtgagtgagtgagtgagtgtcagtcagtcagtcagtcagtgccatttcgcttttatagatGTTCTTGGCACGATCTATCCACGATCTACCTGGCCTTGATCACGTCATTGGATATTTAAATATGTAAAGCTGAAAATGTGTTAGTTTCAACACGAATCTGTAGTCCTGTGTACaaatcttataaataatatggatgtgtacaataaaaaatgtgtgttttcaatcactttataaAGTCAGTttccatgttccaaatttcacgtcacactatgagagactaccagcgtcacatagcttcacgaaaaagaactgcTATACAAaaggcttgagttaacagtgaaatttggaacatgaacaccctataccatgggacatCTTCTTATGAAATTTTTTCTTTATGAAACTACTCTCCAAAATTAtctattcgattttttaataaaaaatctctTGTAAGGATTGAAGATAAGAACATGAAATCAATTCCATCGCATTGgttatattgaggtccacgttataatggcagtgtttgattagcaattgtattgctatccttgtctatcattcaacaaagcggatagcgctatctctttctcgctttgttctgttgccagatagtcttgtagcaatgtagaattaataattattaacaatattttcatatttattatgaaattattgaaaaatataatttcttgcttaataaaataattgattattttaaacgagaatgaaccgttaatattacatcaataaacctgtatcagctaccgtctatagaaggcattgacaagacagaggatcggcaacgtttttatcctatctttctccactgtcattataacgtggacctcactataggactataggcttgattgattgattgattatttgcctttattagggcggagttaggactcctggtcctctctgccacacaaccctacacttgagttgacagtgaaatttggaacatggacGCCCTACTATACGATATCTTCTTATGCATTTTCTTCTCTATGAAACTACTCTCCAACATTTTCtctccgaatttttaattgaacaATCTCTTGTACGGATTGCAGATTAATTTAACTATTAAATATAAGAAcatgaaatcaattcaattgaatcggTTAGGTTAGGTCAAGTCTTGATCAAGCATCTTCATTGGATTGTCCttatattcatttgaagaatttttacatatttgattgtaatgaatttcttattgactgttttgatgatttattatatatgacgttattcaatgtatctgtacatttgttgaataaaaatatttgaattaagTATAGAGATGCAATCTATTGTCTAATGTTAAGTTGAGGTAGTTAAGGCTTTTGAAAAGCATTCATGACTATGTATATTGTGTTGTTGTTAGCACCAAACAAGGCCTGAACTGTGGCTGGCGCAGAAGAGACTGGCTGACAAGGTGACCACCCTGGTGCACGGTGAGGAAGGCCTGAAGGCGGCACATCTGGCCACCGAAGCGCTCTACAATGGCAACGTCGACATCCTCAGTCAACTCTCGTGGAACGATGTTACCAGTGTTTTCAAAGGTAATTCCTTGTTCATTTTCCTATAGAAAGGTccaaggctcaactcacacttacgcgactcaagtcgagaagagactgcgacagTGGGAACAGAGTATATATCAATAAGTTAATTTCTTGTTCAACAGTTGATATATCAGTTTCCAAAAAAGGACTGTATCAGCACGCACCAGTCCTATCAACCTTTTACTAACTGGAactttaaaacaaaaattattataatttccctTGTGCATTCTCTTGAAGAGAGGTCCaagactcaactcacacttacgcgactcaagtcgagaagagactgcgacagTGGGAACAGAGTATATTCCAATGAGTTAATTTCTTGTCCAACAGTTGATATATCAGTTTCCAAAAAAGGACTGTATCAGCACGCACCAGTCCTATCAACTTTTCACTAACTGGaactttgaaacaaaaattattataatttccctTGTGCATTTTCTTAAAGAGAGGTccaaggctcaactcacacttacgcgactcaagtcgagaagagactgcgacagTGGGAACAGTATATTTCAATGAGTTAATTTCTTGTCCAACAGTTgatatatcaatttttcaaaaaggaCTGTATCAGCACGCACTATTCCTATCAACTTCTCACTAACTGGaactttgaaacaaaaatgattataattttcctTGTTTATCAAATATAAacttatttagaataataataagagcATTGATAGATTTTACTACTCATAACAATAATGACCATGATGTTTGctaataaatagcaataattcTTCTCGACACAgcttgtgttttcaaatggtgacactcagaccagtcgattctattACCCGCGActtcacgactgtgagactgagtcgagcgtcgactagACATTTTGGTCGAgtctcgacttgagttgcgtagtaccgtgcatttttaagGCTGTTCgttacacttttttattatttaaattggataatctttttcaatataactgTTAACATCATtataagagagagaaaaattggcaactgaaattttcaagtggtgtAATAAGCAAGTtagggttgttgaagtgctaactttccagattataaacggtttcgactatattattagaacttctcataaaaattcaaaaaaaaataatctttccaaactaaaacattttattccccatatcattcataaataaaaaattaacatttttttgtaaattcgataacttgtttattttggcattaatcgcgaaaaacgcaTTCTAGGACAAAGCCAATGATAATACtcaatgtattaaaaaaaatccaatggaaaattcgaaaccgtttatgatctggaaagaaaatggAGTTTAGTACTTCAataacccataactcgcttattagaccacttaaaattttcagttgctactttttctcactcttttaATGAGCTTAACAATAatagattatccaatttaaataaaaataaaatggtttttgtcatacttactcaattgcagctgttttccatgcattaaatcaagccggtaaacagctgtttgcagaacaagaaaacatgtgattttcattacagcatactatactgtagaGAGATCattatgttctctttacagtcgagtatgttaggactctactgagtcctaataacatctgagtaattaatatactaactcaaataattaaagaactcatttaaggattttcaagttataagaactcatctgaaatcttataatttaggcctttatcattttatttgagctcgaagggtctgtctgttatgaactaggcgctacgggctaggtcatgtttatagaatgcagtagctcgaacagcagcaggtaatggtttctgtttctcagcaatattattctttctcagataagtatgacaaaaaatattgtacgtaacttgtacggtaacgtatttaccgcattcgtatgataattctgccctcaactacgtttcgggcagaaacaatcatacttatgcggtaaattatcgttaccggacttgttacgttAAGTACTATATTACTGAACAGCCTTAATGAAGGTGAGGTTATGCtttatgaaagtgatgttttatcattttagataagaaaataataattattagataagacaattatattcataataattattataaaatttgttacatgctaaGTAGTGACGAAATAGATCTTATACGTATGTTTTATAAAGTaggttagaaaatggagtagcatggaactgaagtagtgactaTGAGAAAAAACGTCTTGAGGTggagagactggagtatcctcgactgaAGTTGTACGATTGAGTCGagctatagtgatgtccacgttataatggcagtgtagaaagataggagaaaaaaacagtacttttcaccctagatatacaaataactatttcaatagaTCAATATTCATGTAACTACATTTATTCGTTATTCTTTTATTCAcctatgatttttttttaataatttatgctCACCCTCTACTCTAAGCTCAAATACTATTTGTTTATAACTCATACCAACTCACTTACACCTATAAACTTTTATAGCGGGCTCCGAATTGTGATTGTTACTGCTAGTCATCAGCCATTTTCCAGTAGTAAACTCTAAAATGGGTGCATATTGCTTTTTATCATGATCATCATACAGGACGTGACATATGGAATTATTCTTCCAATCCCAAACTTCTAGGTACTCGCCCCTTTGTATCACGGCCAGATTATCGAATAAGTTGACAACCCATCGACAATTAGTGGGAAGTCGACGCAGAGGACGTTTGACACCAGTTGACAGCTCGATTTCTTGATAATAGCCTCGCTGCAAATGGTAGATCAGAAATGAGTTTCCGACAAAATCGTACATCGTCATGTGAATATCATCGTCATCACAGTAATAGGAGaagattattttttcctacagttacgttgaaaagtggccattgctgcactgattacagaacgcaaagaatcacttttccgctctagtgcgggaaaattttttctgcactccagatttgcaacatggcaacgcaaaatacttagtaggtatatggagcaacagtgcagcaaaatcaaaatgaagttggtaacagtgactgctgtggctgctatagtgagcagaggtgcaaccaagcacaacgcgctaattattattaagtatatattataaccaaggacaacgaggactttaggattttaggattaaggtttttatcaataataaaattacacagaaaaacatttgatgcatttcaggcaattttacccataattacccacttttcatattcactggtaactgtaggaaaaacttaatgtgaatacgtgcgcaaagttcctctgctgcactcaagaaaccattccgccctcgcctacggctcgggcgtaaacgtttctttcggtgcagcaaactgacactttgcgcactagttgcacaaataactattctcagGTTATACTTTTGACGCACTTGGTAAACATTTGTAGAtgattttccttcttcctctagATAACTAGTCACAACAAGGTCTCCAAAGCATTCGACTTTGTGAATGAGTGCTTCCATTTGAAGAAGTATGGTTCGTTTCTTCCTCTTAGCTTCCAAGTTATACTCTGTAATCAGCGCTATAGGCCGacctttcaaatatttggagtAGCATTTAATTAAGTATCCATGATCTAAGCATACAGAATAGTCACCATCAAACGATAAATCAGGTTTATGAGTTAGAGGCTGAAGAAACGTGAAAgtattaattgaagagatttcttATTCCACACACGGAGGGTTTCACATGTAGAAACTACTATGTGGTTAGTGTCCATGCTGAGGTAATAACTAATATGGGACCAATCAATGCATATTCGACGATGGGAATGTTCAATGTTTCCAAAGTTTGCaccataaggtgcgtacagactttcgctctgctccgcaaccgaacgtcactccagcagagcgattgatgatcgaccggggagcaacagtggttcgaccggggaacgcgagcagatctaacatcttccgtaacgttcatgactgcagagcgggggcggagcgactgtggttcgatggtggtacgagggcggtacgagggtggtacgagggaggagcgtgctcggtgcgggttggaagcgcgaatatgtgtacgcagctttacagtCCTTGAATGAAGAATCACACTTGTCACATgttgagagaaaaatatattgtaatacTCCGTCATCCCTAAGCCACACTATGTAGTCTCTCATTACACAGAACATGAGAACACTATATATCTCAAAGTCTACTGACAACTTACAAACAACCTTCAACTCCGATTcgattctgaataaaattaggAATTTTTCCCCATTTTCATGCTTCTTTAATACAGGGTAGTAGATGCAGTCTTGTGGCGTATTTGATGGGTACTCTACTCTGCAAGTgtcttcgaaatccttgtatgTGAGACCATATTCTGTCTTATCCAAGTGGCATTCTGTGATAAAACCGTTGGTCCAGTTGTGTTTCATTTGATTTCGTTGTTGAATGATCTGTCGTAAGGATTGGATGCTGGTAAAGTGGATGACGAACCCTGATCGAGGCATGCATTTGAATTTTGATCAGttgtgaaggaggaggaagatgaggaggaggaatgcAACTCACATTTCATATTAGTTGGCAGCCAGCTGAGATCTTTCTTACTCACGAATTTCtccacagcttggcgttgttagCTGCCTCGTTCCAGGTTCGATTCACGCCACTGCAGGCCACCAAATCCCTCAGTTCGAGATTCGAGAAGATCACCTCCAGAATCTCGGGAAACAGCCATCCTGCAGTCGAGCCCATGTGTCGATTTTCTTGAGAATGttggatttcaaaaaaataacgAAATCTGCCAAATACAGACAAACCACCTCcaaataaatctcaaatattcTAAAAGGTTTCTGATTTTGAAACGGAACGAAATTCACCAGGTCACTTTGAATCGAGAATTCAGACACTTCACTTCCAACTGAATTCCGAAGATGTTTCAgagtttgaaaaaagaattgaatTCACCAGGTCACTCTAATCTAACAACAAACAGCACAGTTCCAACTGAGTTCCGAATTTATCATTATATTTGTTAAGCAGAAGCTGAATTCAAATGCTAATAGTGAATCAGATTTTACTCTACATATTCGCTAACCGTACAGTTGAGAGCTTGAGACGATAccgaataaattgaaattgaaatatgcaAACTCAATTTCGATGACAATGATGTCAGTACTAAGGTGAAattcactttatactgtcagaattatttatagaaaccaCAACGCTTACCACTCATTCAATGCTGCCAGTTATGTTTTTCTAAAAACTGTCATGCTAATTGCATAGGTACGGTACTCTGATAAAAGCAAACTGTTAAGTACGTACTCAAGTTGAGACAATAGTATTATCATAATCTCCTCCTTTTTTACACCCACTCTACTTCTGTTGAAAGAAGATGAACGAGGAGAATAggtagaaaaaaagaagaaggggaagaagaagaaaatattgaagataccaataattttattactatAAATGGATCGGTGATATATCACCATACACGGTAACTGTACAGGAAATCAGATACAacgattataaattattatgttattaaaca
It encodes:
- the LOC120350153 gene encoding uncharacterized protein LOC120350153 codes for the protein MEALIHKVECFGDLVVTSYLEEEGKSSTNVYQVRQKYNLRKIIFSYYCDDDDIHMTMYDFVGNSFLIYHLQRGYYQEIELSTGVKRPLRRLPTNCRWVVNLFDNLAVIQRGEYLEVWDWKNNSICHVLYDDHDKKQYAPILEFTTGKWLMTSSNNHNSEPAIKVYRCK